A single Eulemur rufifrons isolate Redbay chromosome 9, OSU_ERuf_1, whole genome shotgun sequence DNA region contains:
- the XAF1 gene encoding XIAP-associated factor 1 produces the protein MEEAFQVCRNCKRKVASAHFTLHEVHCLRFLVLCPECEEAVPRAKMEEHCKNSHQQVGCAMCQQSVQKPLLESHEASECQERPVECKFCKLTVRLSKLEVHEFHCGRRTELCPDCGQSVTLRVLAQHKDVCRSEQAQLGKGEHTGRGGTGMLQGPEPLPDGMRGAETVRRMDDKGERISAPAREISCHYCNQMIPENEYLHHMEKCCPNSEFEKHFPVGKPQILPPSLPSQTAKNQTSMAEQDVRPKTKNINRFPLLSKSSSKQAPRGKNKTVDLSSKSEFKTRSTSSIEDEAAYDILRRCLQCGILLPLPTLNQHQEKCWWLASSKGKEVRNSS, from the exons ATGGAAGAAGCCTTCCAGGTGTGCAGGAACTG CAAAAGAAAGGTGGCCTCTGCTCACTTCACCCTCCACGAGGTCCACTGCCTGCGGTTCCTTGTCCTCTGCCCGGAGTGTGAGGAGGCCGTCCCACGGGCGAAGATGGAGGAGCATTGCAAGAACAGCCACCAGCAG GTTGGGTGTGCGATGTGTCAGCAGAGCGTGCAGAAGCCCTTGCTGGAATCTCACGAG GCCAGCGAATGCCAGGAGCGCCCTGTTGAGTGTAAGTTCTGCAAGCTGACCGTGCGGCTCAGCAAGCTGGAGGTCCACGAGTTCCACTGTGGCAGGCGGACAGAGCTGTGCCCAGACTGTGGCCAGTCCGTCACGCTCCGAGTGCTGGCCCAGCACAAAGACGTGTGTCGGAGTGAACAGGCCCAGCTCGGGAAAGGCGAGCACACAGGCCGGGGAGGAACAGGGATGCTCCAAGGACCAGAGCCTCTCCCGGATGGGATGCGAGGAGCAGAAACTGTCAGGAGGATGGATGACAAGG GGGAAAGAATTTCAGCTCCTGCAAGGGAAATCTCCTGTCATTATTGCAACCAAATGATTCCAGAAAATGAGTATCTCCACCATATG GAAAAATGCTGTCCAAACTCagagtttgagaaacattttccAGTTGGAAAGCCCCAGATTCTTCCTCCATCACTTCCAAGTCAGACTGCTAAAAATCAAACTTCCATGGCAGAGCAAGATGTCCGtccaaagacaaaaaatataaacagatttcctcttctttctaaaAGTTCATCAAAGCAAGCACcaagaggcaaaaacaaaactgtGGATCTGTCTTCAAAGTCTGAGTTCAAGACCAGGTCCACCTCTTCTATAGAAGACGAGGCAGCCTATGACATTCTGAGGAGATGTCTTCAGTGTGGTATCCTACTTCCCCTGCCAACCCTAAATCAACATCAG GAGAAATGCTGGTGGTTAGCCTCAtcgaaaggaaaagaagtgagaAATTCCAGCtag
- the FBXO39 gene encoding F-box only protein 39: protein MDEESELIQLQDQSCWATLPDVCLRRVFWWLGDRDRSRAALVCRKWNQMMYSADLWRYRTITFSGRPSRVHASEFESALWYVKKFGRYLERLEIKFLNPYNTVLTKKFQVTMRGLLSCLGKSNNRLKSLSIQHLELDRLVWRNSIRSSFIKSLSFFLKKIGKHLEYLNLKGARLTVEQGCHVLNSLSYLRNESLASELNIEDYFSHHLAVYSSPQFHKAMGTFRNLAALTLNYNCISDELLENLCENNASTLWTINIKCHIHDPHGQVIWGMSWAKLARQATNLKVNFFFERVMKYERLARILLQEIPVRSISLRSCYFSDPDWSMRPTLRDLLPTFRHTLQKLTFEFNNNHESLDDELHLLILSCRKLFYFKIWAFLNVKFVERILKSQQEGQCSLRTLKVRIYTNRYETNEEDRTLRDIYRKYRRLIDSELNYFVIAYPMM from the exons ATGGACGAAGAAAGCGAACTGATCCAGCTCCAAGACCAGAGCTGCTGGGCCACTCTGCCCGATGTGTGCCTGCGTCGTGTTTTCTGGTGGCTGGGAGACAGGGACAGGTCCAGGGCTGCCCTGGTCTGCAGAAAGTGGAACCAGATGATGTATTCGGCCGACCTCTGGCGATACAGGACCATCACCTTCAGCGGGAGACCTTCCAGGGTACACGCATCCGAATTTGAGTCAGCTCTTTGGTATGTTAAGAAGTTTGGTCGTTATCTGGAACGCCTGGAGATCAAATTCCTGAATCCTTACAACACCGTCTTGACCAAGAAGTTCCAGGTCACCATGCGGGGCCTTCTCTCGTGCCTGGGCAAGAGTAACAACCGTCTGAAGTCTCTGTCCATACAGCACCTGGAGCTGGACCGCCTGGTGTGGAGAAACAGCATCAGGAGCTCGTTCATCAAGAGCTTGAGCTTCTTCTTAAAGAAAATCGGCAAACACCTGGAGTATCTCAACCTGAAAGGAGCCAGGCTGACCGTGGAGCAAGGCTGCCATGTTCTCAACTCCCTGAGCTACCTGAGGAATGAGAGCCTGGCCTCGGAGCTCAACATCGAGGATTACTTCAGCCACCACCTGGCCGTCTACAGCAGCCCCCAGTTCCACAAGGCCATGGGCACGTTCCGCAACCTGGCGGCCCTGACCCTCAACTACAACTGTATCTCCGACGAGCTGCTCGAGAACTTGTGTGAGAACAATGCCAGCACCCTCTGGACCATAAACATCAAATGCCACATTCATGACCCCCACGGACAGGTCATCTGGGGCATGTCCTGGGCCAAGCTGGCCAGGCAGGCCACCAACCTGAAGGTGAACTTCTTCTTCGAGCGGGTGATGAAGTACGAGCGTTTGGCCCGGATCCTCCTGCAGGAGATCCCGGTCAGAAGCATCAGTCTGAGAAGCTGCTACTTCAGTGACCCGGACTGGTCCATGCGGCCCACTCTGAGGGATCTCCTGCCCACCTTCCGGCACACTCTGCAG AAATTAACTTTTGAGTTCAACAACAACCACGAGTCCCTGGACGACGAGCTGCACCTCCTCATCTTATCCTGCAGGAAGTTGTTTTACTTCAAAATCTGGGCTTTCCTCAATGTTAAGTTCGTGGAGCGGATCTTGAAGAGTCAACAAGAGGGGCAGTGCTCCCTGCGCACGCTCAAG GTGAGAATTTATACAAACAGATATGAGACGAATGAAGAGGACAGGACCCTGCGGGACATTTACAGAAAGTACAGAAGGCTGATCGATTCAGAGCTTAACTATTTTGTCATCGCTTACCCCATGATGTAA